Proteins encoded by one window of Actinocorallia herbida:
- a CDS encoding MFS transporter codes for MNGVRLDSATGRSIILATVLGSGVAFLDGTVVNVALPAIGRELGGGLSTLQWVLDGYLLTLGSLLLLGGALGDRYGHRKIFAIGLVAFTVASCVCGLAWDAPSLVAARLLQGVGGALMVPGSLAIIEATMHPDDKGRAIGRWAGLAGVSTALGPFVGGWLVDAASWRFVFFINVPIAAVAFAVTVMKVPETSTRDRRLDYPGAVAVTVGLGGSIYALIEGPARGWHPVTVVAGVVGVAALAAFAVIERRHPDPLLPPRLLRSRVFVSVNLTTLAVYAALSGGLFMLTLQLQETMGYSALAAGMATLPLTVVILLLSGRMGALSQKLGPRPLLTAGPVLAGIGMALLALARPGTSFAVGVLPGMLVFALGMSVTVAPLTATVMGSVEDTYAGVASGTNNAVSRIAGLLAVAVLPLVSGADTSLAEGYPSAMLVAAGVCIVGGFVSWFGIGGRADGSP; via the coding sequence GTGAACGGCGTGCGGCTCGACTCGGCCACCGGCCGATCCATCATCCTCGCCACCGTCCTGGGCAGCGGGGTCGCCTTCCTGGACGGTACGGTCGTCAACGTCGCGCTGCCCGCGATAGGCCGTGAACTGGGCGGAGGTCTGTCCACCCTCCAATGGGTGCTCGACGGATACCTGCTGACCCTCGGCTCGCTCCTCCTCCTCGGCGGCGCGCTCGGCGACCGGTACGGGCATCGGAAGATCTTCGCGATCGGGCTCGTCGCCTTCACCGTCGCGTCCTGCGTGTGCGGGCTCGCCTGGGACGCGCCGTCCCTCGTCGCCGCCCGGCTGCTCCAGGGCGTCGGCGGGGCGCTGATGGTGCCCGGCAGCCTCGCGATCATCGAGGCGACGATGCACCCCGACGACAAGGGCCGCGCGATCGGCCGCTGGGCCGGGCTCGCGGGCGTCTCCACCGCGCTCGGCCCGTTCGTCGGCGGCTGGCTCGTCGACGCGGCCTCCTGGCGGTTCGTCTTCTTCATCAACGTCCCGATCGCCGCGGTGGCCTTCGCCGTGACGGTCATGAAGGTGCCCGAGACCTCGACCCGCGACCGGCGCCTGGACTACCCGGGAGCGGTCGCCGTGACCGTCGGGCTCGGCGGCTCGATCTACGCGCTCATCGAGGGGCCCGCGCGGGGCTGGCATCCCGTGACCGTCGTGGCCGGGGTCGTCGGGGTGGCGGCGCTCGCGGCGTTCGCGGTCATCGAGCGGCGGCACCCCGATCCGCTGCTGCCGCCCCGGCTGCTGCGGTCGCGTGTCTTCGTGAGCGTCAACCTGACGACCCTCGCGGTCTACGCGGCGCTGTCGGGCGGGCTGTTCATGCTGACCCTGCAGCTCCAGGAGACGATGGGGTACTCGGCCCTGGCCGCGGGCATGGCGACCCTGCCGCTCACCGTGGTGATCCTCCTGCTCTCCGGACGGATGGGGGCGCTCTCCCAGAAACTGGGCCCGCGCCCGCTGCTGACGGCCGGGCCGGTCCTCGCCGGGATCGGGATGGCGCTGCTGGCGCTCGCCCGTCCCGGGACGTCCTTCGCGGTGGGAGTCCTGCCCGGAATGCTGGTCTTCGCGCTCGGCATGTCCGTCACGGTCGCCCCGCTGACGGCGACCGTCATGGGGTCCGTGGAGGACACGTACGCGGGGGTCGCCTCGGGGACGAACAACGCGGTGTCCCGGATCGCGGGGCTCCTCGCGGTGGCCGTCCTCCCACTGGTCTCCGGGGCCGACACATCCCTCGCGGAGGGGTATCCGTCGGCGATGCTGGTCGCCGCAGGCGTGTGCATAGTGGGCGGATTCGTCTCTTGGTTCGGGATTGGTGGGAGAGCAGACGGATCACCCTGA
- a CDS encoding cytochrome P450, with amino-acid sequence MALLAPAPEGTGLKPVPGEPGLPYLGFILQQMRDPVGFAKNRREKFGDVSWNNFLGRRVVTLQGPDAVREVLANKDKAFANGPAWGFFIGPFFERGIMLLDFEEHLHHRRIMQQAFTRDRLVTYLDMMAPEVARGIDAWRPGPFQVLPQMKKLTLDLALEVFVGVQLDPRERDEVNTAFVDSVRAGLSIVRFPVPGLRWSRGLKARKKLETFFYRNIAAKRAEGGDDLFAALCAAETDDGHRFTDTDVVNHMIFALMAAHDTTTITMTSMAYYLAKHPEWQERCREQSRALGKDRLEFADLDALTDLDLVMKEALRLCSPVPGLPRIAVKDAQVLGFHIPKGTMVNLATFTNHYIDEYWPDPQRFDPERFSPERREDKVHQYAWHPFGGGVHKCIGLYFAGMQVKSILHQVLLKYSWTVPDGYTWPLDMSTLPVPKDGLPVTLERVQ; translated from the coding sequence ATGGCCTTGCTCGCGCCCGCACCCGAGGGCACCGGCCTCAAGCCGGTTCCCGGGGAACCCGGGCTGCCCTACCTGGGGTTCATCCTCCAGCAGATGCGCGACCCCGTCGGGTTCGCCAAGAACCGCCGGGAGAAGTTCGGCGACGTCTCCTGGAACAACTTCCTGGGCCGCCGCGTGGTGACCCTCCAAGGCCCCGACGCCGTCCGCGAGGTCCTCGCCAACAAGGACAAGGCGTTCGCCAACGGCCCGGCCTGGGGATTCTTCATCGGCCCGTTCTTCGAGCGCGGCATCATGCTGCTGGACTTCGAGGAGCACCTGCACCACCGCAGGATCATGCAGCAGGCCTTCACCCGCGACAGGCTCGTCACCTACCTCGACATGATGGCCCCCGAGGTCGCGCGCGGCATCGACGCCTGGCGGCCCGGCCCGTTCCAGGTGCTGCCGCAGATGAAGAAGCTGACGCTCGACCTCGCCCTCGAGGTCTTCGTCGGCGTCCAGCTCGACCCCCGCGAACGCGACGAGGTGAACACCGCGTTCGTCGACTCGGTCCGCGCCGGCCTGTCGATCGTCCGCTTCCCCGTCCCCGGCCTGCGCTGGAGCCGCGGCCTCAAGGCGCGCAAGAAGCTCGAGACGTTCTTCTACCGCAACATCGCCGCCAAGCGCGCCGAAGGCGGCGACGACCTCTTCGCGGCGCTCTGCGCCGCCGAGACCGACGACGGCCACCGCTTCACCGACACCGACGTCGTCAACCACATGATCTTCGCGTTGATGGCCGCGCACGACACCACGACCATCACCATGACGTCGATGGCCTACTACCTGGCCAAGCACCCCGAGTGGCAGGAGCGCTGCCGCGAGCAGTCCCGCGCCCTCGGCAAGGACCGGCTGGAGTTCGCCGACCTCGACGCGCTCACCGACCTCGACCTGGTGATGAAGGAGGCGCTCCGGCTCTGCTCGCCGGTGCCCGGCCTGCCGCGCATCGCCGTCAAGGACGCCCAGGTACTCGGGTTCCACATCCCGAAGGGCACGATGGTGAACCTCGCGACCTTCACCAACCACTACATCGACGAGTACTGGCCCGACCCGCAGCGATTCGACCCCGAGCGGTTCTCCCCCGAGCGCCGCGAGGACAAGGTGCACCAGTACGCCTGGCACCCGTTCGGCGGCGGCGTGCACAAGTGCATCGGGCTGTACTTCGCCGGCATGCAGGTCAAGTCGATCCTCCACCAGGTGCTGCTCAAGTACTCCTGGACCGTGCCGGACGGCTACACCTGGCCGCTCGACATGTCGACCCTCCCCGTCCCGAAGGACGGGCTCCCCGTGACTCTGGAGCGTGTGCAGTGA
- a CDS encoding AMP-binding protein, whose product MTSWLRDWLDEPHPDRGVYLATEEGDWDYRSYPEIASSAKRVAAALEAEGVGTGDVVCAIIPTDYQLISTYFGVWASGAVMCLITPPLFQTGEEYVDHVAAILRQAEPKLTIASADLAPLTKQCMERAGIEGEPWLPREAETEAAVKPASELALLQFTSGSSGEPRGVRVTWENLEANTDLIARFAEFGDGDEVNSWLPLYHDMGLIGAFLTPVTRQGTLHLMRPDQWIRDPKRWLDRFSRAQFAGCPPFAFTYMARRLKKDQLEGLDLTGWKSVIVGAEPVDPAGLSAFAELLKDTGFKPTVFRPAYGMAETTLCVTMFDGSEPPLAVRPDPESLNFGERVRVTEEHRVGLAAVEYESGWMVGCGAPDPALPVRICDEYGKPLPDGHLGEIVAGGASACDGYYAGAEGKSTRFVDGEVWTGDAGFLYKGQLFVLGRMGDSLKVRGRSVYVEDLEAKLSELTGLHKGRITVVAVPGVGSSGVALFVEADEGDWTAEARRFLARRLDDASLTIVTGPRGLIERTSSGKPRRRHMYERLQAGTLSGIRVLV is encoded by the coding sequence ATGACCTCGTGGCTCCGGGACTGGCTGGACGAGCCCCACCCCGATCGCGGCGTTTACCTGGCGACCGAGGAGGGCGACTGGGACTACCGCTCCTACCCGGAGATCGCCTCGTCCGCGAAGCGGGTCGCCGCGGCGCTGGAGGCCGAGGGCGTCGGTACGGGCGACGTCGTGTGCGCCATCATCCCGACGGACTACCAGCTCATCTCCACCTACTTCGGGGTGTGGGCGTCCGGCGCGGTCATGTGCCTCATCACCCCGCCGCTGTTCCAGACCGGCGAGGAGTACGTCGACCACGTCGCGGCGATCCTGCGGCAGGCCGAGCCGAAGCTCACCATCGCCTCCGCCGATCTCGCGCCGCTCACCAAGCAGTGCATGGAACGTGCCGGGATCGAGGGCGAGCCATGGCTGCCGCGCGAGGCCGAGACCGAGGCCGCGGTGAAGCCCGCCTCGGAACTCGCGCTGCTCCAGTTCACCTCCGGGTCCAGCGGTGAGCCGCGCGGCGTGCGGGTCACCTGGGAGAACCTGGAGGCCAACACCGATCTCATCGCGCGCTTCGCGGAGTTCGGGGACGGCGACGAGGTCAACTCCTGGCTGCCGCTCTATCACGACATGGGCCTCATCGGCGCGTTCCTCACCCCGGTCACCCGGCAGGGCACGCTGCACCTGATGCGTCCCGACCAGTGGATCCGCGACCCGAAGCGCTGGCTCGACAGGTTCAGCCGCGCCCAGTTCGCCGGCTGCCCGCCGTTCGCGTTCACCTACATGGCCAGGCGGCTCAAGAAGGACCAGCTCGAAGGGCTCGACCTCACGGGCTGGAAGAGCGTGATCGTCGGGGCCGAGCCCGTCGACCCCGCGGGGCTGTCGGCGTTCGCGGAGCTGCTCAAGGACACCGGCTTCAAGCCGACGGTCTTCCGGCCCGCTTACGGCATGGCCGAGACGACCCTGTGCGTCACCATGTTCGACGGCAGCGAGCCGCCGCTGGCGGTCCGGCCGGACCCGGAGTCGCTGAACTTCGGCGAGCGGGTCCGGGTCACCGAGGAGCATCGGGTCGGGCTCGCGGCGGTGGAGTACGAGTCGGGCTGGATGGTCGGCTGCGGCGCGCCCGACCCCGCCCTGCCCGTCCGCATCTGCGACGAGTACGGCAAGCCGCTGCCCGACGGCCACCTCGGCGAGATCGTCGCGGGCGGCGCGTCGGCGTGCGACGGGTACTACGCGGGCGCCGAAGGCAAGTCCACCCGCTTCGTCGACGGCGAGGTCTGGACGGGCGACGCGGGCTTCCTCTACAAGGGGCAGCTGTTCGTGCTCGGCCGGATGGGCGACAGCCTCAAGGTGCGCGGCCGCTCGGTCTACGTGGAGGACCTGGAGGCCAAGCTCTCGGAGCTGACCGGCCTGCACAAGGGCCGGATCACCGTGGTCGCGGTGCCGGGGGTCGGCAGCAGCGGCGTCGCCCTGTTCGTCGAGGCCGACGAGGGCGACTGGACCGCCGAGGCCCGCAGGTTCCTCGCCCGCCGCCTCGACGACGCGAGCCTGACCATCGTCACCGGCCCGCGCGGCCTCATCGAGCGGACCTCCTCGGGCAAGCCGCGCCGCCGCCACATGTACGAGCGCCTCCAGGCGGGCACCCTCAGCGGCATCCGCGTCCTGGTCTGA
- a CDS encoding glycosyl hydrolase — MAVGLCAASLVGLAGYAYFDSDSPEAEVSAEAPPSVRAGQESSPAQQPKQAATQTAAPSAADTTVAPYSAMDVPEPVAKTAAATPAQSAETKAGKSCFKGVATWAVANSAKSMKKSTACWFYTWGADRAGVKAPKGVEFVPMIHRAATIGDVAKAKKAKSKYLLGFNEPDLGAQANMPVEQALDLWPRLVSTGKTLGSPAVATNGATAGGWLDRFMKGAKSRGMPVHFVTLHWYGADFRAQPAATQLRDYLRAVHKRYNKPIWLTEFALTDFTQGAPRYPSPKQQAAFLKAATKMLAKEKYIKRYAWFAMPTTQSQTGLFRPDGTATPAGTAFSTRPTYK, encoded by the coding sequence GTGGCCGTCGGTTTGTGCGCCGCGTCACTGGTCGGGCTCGCCGGATACGCGTACTTCGACTCCGACTCCCCCGAAGCGGAGGTCTCGGCCGAAGCGCCACCGTCCGTCAGGGCAGGTCAGGAGTCATCGCCCGCGCAGCAGCCGAAGCAGGCGGCCACGCAGACCGCGGCCCCTTCGGCGGCCGACACCACCGTGGCGCCGTACTCCGCGATGGACGTGCCGGAGCCCGTCGCCAAGACCGCGGCGGCCACCCCGGCGCAGTCCGCCGAGACGAAGGCCGGGAAGTCCTGCTTCAAGGGCGTCGCGACCTGGGCGGTCGCCAACTCGGCGAAGTCGATGAAGAAGTCGACGGCCTGCTGGTTCTACACGTGGGGCGCCGACCGGGCCGGGGTGAAGGCGCCCAAGGGCGTCGAGTTCGTCCCGATGATCCACCGGGCCGCGACGATCGGCGACGTCGCCAAGGCGAAGAAGGCCAAGAGCAAGTACCTGCTCGGCTTCAACGAACCCGACCTCGGCGCGCAGGCCAACATGCCCGTCGAGCAGGCCCTCGACCTGTGGCCGCGGCTGGTGTCGACCGGCAAGACGCTCGGCAGCCCCGCCGTGGCGACGAACGGCGCGACGGCCGGCGGCTGGCTCGACCGGTTCATGAAGGGCGCGAAGTCCCGCGGCATGCCCGTCCACTTCGTCACCCTGCACTGGTACGGCGCGGACTTCCGCGCGCAGCCCGCGGCCACCCAGCTCCGCGACTACCTGCGCGCCGTCCACAAGCGCTACAACAAGCCCATCTGGCTGACCGAGTTCGCCCTCACCGACTTCACCCAGGGCGCCCCGCGCTACCCCTCCCCCAAGCAGCAGGCCGCCTTCCTCAAGGCCGCCACCAAGATGCTCGCCAAGGAGAAGTACATCAAGCGCTACGCCTGGTTCGCGATGCCCACCACCCAGTCCCAGACCGGCCTCTTCCGCCCAGACGGCACCGCCACCCCCGCCGGCACCGCCTTCTCCACCCGCCCCACCTACAAGTAA
- a CDS encoding SDR family oxidoreductase: protein MIVAITGAARGIGLATAKAFKAKGATVVIGDIDEEAVRKAAEEHGLKGVRLDVTDRASFEAFLAEAGDYRVLVNNAGIMPIGSILDESDADARRCIDINVHGVMLGTKLALAKFVPEGRGHVVNVGSIAGILPTPGLALYNGSKGAVVMFTEAARQEVAKHGVQVSAVLPTFTNTELVAGTRSPKGQKNAEPEDIAQAIVKIIAKPRPRVTVPAKFGAQLKLASLLPQAVQDRLNARLGLDTIFLDFDESARKGYDARIRS, encoded by the coding sequence GTGATCGTCGCCATCACCGGGGCCGCGCGCGGCATCGGACTCGCCACCGCCAAGGCGTTCAAGGCCAAGGGCGCCACCGTCGTCATCGGCGACATCGACGAGGAGGCGGTGCGCAAGGCCGCCGAGGAGCACGGCCTGAAGGGCGTCCGCCTCGACGTCACCGACCGGGCCTCGTTCGAGGCGTTCCTCGCCGAGGCCGGGGACTACCGCGTCCTGGTGAACAACGCGGGCATCATGCCGATCGGCTCGATCCTCGACGAGTCCGACGCCGACGCCCGCCGCTGCATCGACATCAACGTGCACGGCGTCATGCTCGGCACCAAGCTCGCGCTGGCGAAGTTCGTCCCCGAAGGGCGCGGCCACGTCGTCAACGTCGGGTCCATCGCGGGCATCCTCCCGACGCCGGGGCTCGCCCTGTACAACGGCAGCAAGGGCGCCGTCGTCATGTTCACCGAGGCGGCCCGCCAGGAGGTCGCCAAGCACGGGGTGCAGGTGAGCGCGGTGCTGCCGACGTTCACCAACACCGAACTGGTGGCCGGGACGCGCAGCCCGAAGGGGCAGAAGAACGCCGAGCCCGAGGACATCGCCCAGGCCATCGTCAAGATCATCGCCAAGCCGCGGCCGCGGGTCACCGTGCCCGCGAAGTTCGGGGCACAGCTCAAGCTGGCGAGCCTGCTGCCGCAGGCGGTCCAGGACAGGCTGAACGCCAGGCTCGGGCTCGACACCATCTTCCTGGACTTCGACGAGAGCGCCCGCAAGGGCTACGACGCGCGTATCCGCTCCTGA
- a CDS encoding winged helix-turn-helix domain-containing protein translates to MAETMSADEARRYALRAQGLLGAPDRRAGVPGVLRSLGAVQLDTISVLARSHELIPYARLGPVGRASVESAYWDGSAFEYWSHAACVLPMELWPLFSFRRRAFVARGHRWHKIDDLDGAARRLLARLRDEGPMTSGDFGGAKNGGPWWDWSESKVAVEWLLDIGEVACVERRGWRRVYDLASRAVPARLLGEEPDDETCLTELVRLAGRAMGVATVKDLADYHRLRTAQVRSVLEATGLVPVLVEGWKDPAYADPDALAAEPRGRHRTTLLSPFDSLVWDRPRTERIFGFAHRLEAYTPKKDRVHGYFAMPLLTGGRLVGRVDPAREGGTLVAKRISLDAPRHAEPAMRALTEAAAWVGCDSVRVEEVVPQEYRPLLHRLSKADEASPVDLPHR, encoded by the coding sequence ATGGCGGAGACGATGTCGGCGGACGAGGCGCGGCGGTACGCGCTGCGCGCACAGGGCCTGTTGGGGGCGCCCGATCGAAGGGCCGGGGTGCCAGGGGTGCTGCGGTCGCTGGGCGCGGTGCAGCTCGACACGATCTCGGTGCTGGCGCGCTCGCACGAGCTGATCCCGTACGCGCGGCTGGGGCCGGTGGGCCGCGCCTCGGTCGAGTCCGCCTACTGGGACGGTTCGGCGTTCGAGTACTGGTCGCACGCGGCCTGTGTGCTGCCGATGGAGCTGTGGCCGCTGTTCTCGTTCCGGCGCCGCGCGTTCGTCGCGCGCGGCCACCGCTGGCACAAGATCGACGATCTGGACGGCGCCGCGCGGAGGCTGCTCGCGAGGCTGCGCGACGAGGGGCCGATGACGTCCGGCGATTTCGGGGGAGCGAAGAACGGCGGCCCCTGGTGGGACTGGTCGGAGTCGAAGGTCGCGGTCGAGTGGCTGCTGGACATCGGCGAGGTGGCCTGTGTGGAGCGCCGGGGCTGGCGGCGCGTCTACGACCTGGCTTCCCGGGCCGTCCCGGCGCGGCTGCTGGGCGAAGAGCCGGACGACGAGACCTGTCTGACGGAACTGGTGCGCCTGGCCGGACGGGCGATGGGCGTGGCCACGGTGAAGGACCTCGCGGACTACCACCGGCTGCGCACCGCCCAGGTGCGGAGCGTGCTGGAGGCCACGGGCCTGGTCCCGGTCCTGGTGGAGGGCTGGAAGGACCCGGCCTACGCCGATCCGGACGCGCTGGCGGCGGAGCCGCGCGGCAGGCACCGCACCACCCTGCTGTCGCCGTTCGACTCCCTGGTGTGGGACAGGCCGCGCACCGAGCGAATCTTCGGCTTCGCGCACCGGCTGGAGGCCTACACCCCGAAGAAGGACCGGGTGCACGGCTACTTCGCGATGCCGCTGCTCACCGGGGGAAGGCTCGTCGGGCGGGTGGATCCGGCGCGGGAGGGCGGCACCCTCGTCGCCAAACGGATCTCCCTGGACGCCCCACGCCACGCCGAGCCCGCGATGCGCGCCCTCACCGAGGCCGCGGCGTGGGTCGGCTGCGATTCCGTCAGGGTCGAAGAGGTCGTGCCGCAGGAGTACCGGCCACTACTGCACAGGTTGTCAAAAGCAGACGAAGCAAGCCCTGTCGATCTACCTCACCGGTGA